One Misgurnus anguillicaudatus chromosome 5, ASM2758022v2, whole genome shotgun sequence genomic window, TTTGAATCAGTAAAACTGCGATAAAAAACACTCAATGCGTTTGAGTCATAATACGCTATTTGCACATCATCCAGCATCAGTACAACACTGAATTCAGGAAATGGGGTCTGCCCAACAGCATATGTTGCAAAAACCATCAGTGAGTGAGAACCTGTGGGTAAACAACAAGCAAACTAGATCATTTCTGAgttaaaacagatttttaacaGAGTTTTAACAGAGTAGACAATCAAAGTACACCAAAGTTAAGCAAATGTATTGAGAAACTTTTCTTATAAAACATTATCCTAACAGTAGGAAGGTGCTTTGAAGTTACACATTAACCAAATGTATGGTTGTTACGTGAGATTATAGCTCGTCTCACTGACGCTCTGTACACTAAAcccaaaaaactaattttatcTAAGCATGTATTTCAGTTTTAAGGTTACAGTTTTGTCAAATGCTTACACACTGAAACACAGGCTATTTGGTTAAATCGGTGCAAGCTATTTAACAATTCACAAAAAACACTATAGCCATTTAAAATTAAGATCATACTGTATTTCTAGACATATTTGTGGCTTTGCACTTCTGACGGTCAAATTAGTGATCGTAATTACCTGCATTAATGACTGTTAAGCATGACGACAAATACAGCAAAaggagcatttttatcagtgctGCAGTCTTTCAAAGTTTAAAGTAGACAAATATTCCCAACACAGATGATTTACTCCTGTAAGCTTCCAAGGCAAGAAACACGCAATAAATGAACAATAGAACTGTATTAATCAAGTATTAATCAAATAGATTTCTTCTTAAGTCTGTTTGTTGTGTTTATCTGCGTCTCTACTCCGTAcactttcattttcattttaaaggcgctctatgcattttccgtttttgtcaaacagcgacccctagagtcgtaaacattacaaaatgccatgacaaagttaattgtgtacgttgcattatttcataacattggccTTTATAAtttcactatacatgattattgctatttatcataatagtttgcaaagtgtgcatgtttacactatttacaacctctaggcttatttatgtcctgatatgtgagatattgacaactgttgtcatgataatcgcatgacatactacaagcaagcgcaacaacatacatgaatatatatatattaaagaaaaatgGCAAGGAAATCTGGGATAAGGACATGAAAGGTAGACATTTGTATAAAATTAGGAAATAAAAGACTAACAAGAGCATAAGGGGAAGAAACAGGAAGGAAGAGGTTATGTTAACAAGATTAAGGCTTGGTCATTCAGGATTAAATGCAACATTAGCTTTAGTAGGAGTGCATGGGAGTGGTTTATGTGAATTTTGTAAGGAAAAAGCAAACTagatcatttaaaacgttaaaatagTATATTTTCAACAGTGCAGACAATCGAAGTATACCAAAGTTATGCAAGCGAGAAACTTTTCTTATAGAAGCATATCCTTACAAAAGGGAGATGCTTTAAAGTTTcactataataaaataaatggttGTTACGTGTGATTGTAGCTTTTCTTAGTAACCCTCTGTACACTACAGCCTAAATAACTAATTTTGTTTTATCCAAGCATGCATATCAGTATTTCAGTTTTTAGGTTAAAGTTTTGTCAAATGCTTACACACGGAAACACATGCTATATGGATTAAACATCTCAAACTGATacaatgtatttaataaattaattacttttttaacaatttacaaaaaaaaacactataaGAGAGTTAAGAATTAAGATCGTAATTACCTGCATTGATGACTGTTAAGCATAACGACAAATACACAAAGATTTTCATCAGTGCTGCAGTCTTTCAAAGTTTAAAGTAGACCAATATTTCCAATGATTTACTCCTGTAAGTTTCCAAGGCAAGAAACACACAAtaaattaacaataaaaacaaatagaTTTCTTCTTAATTGTGTTTATCTCAcatcttttctccatttttttcactttcacttttcaTTTGaactttttatataataaattcaATAGATGGCGCTGTAGCCGCAGTGTATTATTCAGTTGTTATCTTGACATGaatgaattataaaaaaaaatcaacgcAGCAAGTGTTGGACTGCAAACTACTACATCACTAAAAGGCAGCATGTATGGTTTGCCAAAAATGTGTTGCCTTTTTAAAGTCTTCCTACTTTGTTTTCTACACATTTTCATGATGGATAGGTAAATTATCTAGCAGATAATCTAGCAGATGATTTGATAATTGTAAAAATGGCTCacaatcactgtaaaaaaattgcaattgcagctgggttgccggtaatttaccgtagatttaaatttatattcTTTAGgctactggcaacattttgttcaaagttaaatgaacatttaacatttacaagtctttgtctttacagaataaaactaaaataacagcatcaagcaaaacattttgggaaacaaaatctgaagcaaaaaacagaaaaaggttgatgatgatttctggttgttattgtatagttttactctgtacagataaagacttgttaataacataaataacataaattacataaattgTTCTAGTCACCTCcaacaacatattaatattactaataggttaatgttaattttattagccaaacagaaaggtctttatgatttaaaacataagcattcaAGTAAACTTAACAGTAGTgtacttgaagcaaaaataacatTGTATTACTAAGCCCTATTTGTATGGTAATGGTGAGGATGTagatattttcatattttcgtGCATTTTAAACATAACTGAAATTATGAGAAGTATTGgaacaaagttttatttaagagtTAATAGTGACAATATACACAGTTATAGtgtatgatttttttctatGAATAAATTGATTAATTTGAGTAAAATTAGTTGGAATCCTGATAGACTCTTGCATCTTTCATCCAGTGCTGCACTGACGTTTCTGGATTCTGAGTCATGGGAAAGGGATATAAAAAGATATTCAAGGAATTGAGAATGCCAATTCAAGTAAGCAGGCGCGTGAAGGGAAATGTGCTGCAGGGTCGAGTCGCCAGAAGAAAGCCATTATTACGCAAATGCCACCAAATATTCCCCTTTCAATATGCCAAACAGCACAGAGACAAGCCTCAAACCTTTTGGCATGAAGTCATTTTGAGTGATAAGACCAAAACTGAACTTGACACAACCGTAAACACTACATTTGCAGAGGAGTCAACCTATGATGACAGGTACACCATTCCTACTGTGAAACACAGAGGTGGTTCGCTGCTGTTTTGGGGATGTGTGAGCTACAAAGGCACAGGAAATTAGGTCAAAATTGATGGCAAGATAAATGCAGTATATCATCAAAAATTACTGGAGGAATTTGCACTCATCAGCCTGGAAGCTATGCATAGGACATACTTAGAcattccaacatgacaatgatcAAAAACACAAGGCCAAGTTGACCTTTCATTGGCTACAGCAGAATAAAGTGAAGGTTCTCCTAACCTCAATATCATTGAGCCACTCTGGGGagatcttaaaggtgcagttcATGGAAGACAGTCCAAAAATGTACAGGAACTGGAGGCTTTTTGCCAAGAAGAATGGGCAGCTTTACCATCTCAAGGGCTCATAGTTGTGCGTATATCCTACGGCGTAACTGTGATGGCGTAGGCTACGTGTCGGTTTTCAGATATACATCGCCGTCCTCATCCACGTCaatgtgcaaacacacatgcgtAGAAAGGACACACTGTTAAAATTCTGCAGAGccacgcacaggctacggataacctacggcgtagacCTTGCACACGACTATAAATTgcaaataagaaaataaaagttttactttctacttaaagtatttttcaagtatttgtattttatcagtgtttttctttggaaaacacattccaaagcatattatcataatttttactctattacgtTTCACAAGTTTTTGTtgaaatttaatatttaagtacattaagaTTCTTTTACTCaaataaaagtacacaatttttatgtaattcggtattaaatacattttaaaatgcaatattaaagaatacactgtatgattatatgctgtagaatgtagtgaagtgaaaatttcccaatacaaacacccaGACGCTTTGAacatgtaactaatgtaacttagtattgtccacctctgctatcaagtccaactaaattcaatttaagctgataatagtcagttttactgacATTTTTGCAGCAGACgttatgaaaaccagccattttgttgaacgtttgcctcTCAATAGGGCGAGTTCcagcgtggtcacgtggaaaagtgacgccagtgcataccctctatttttacaaaaactgctTCTACTGAGCCATAAAGTAAAATACCGGTACATTGTAATGGAGCCTTTTAGGCATTTTcgtgtttctttagaaataattaaATGGAGTCTTTAAATGCCtcagatgtaaagttattcaATGCCTATAATGAATGGTTGTGTCTTTACATTATAATAATGTTTCATTTAATCAAGATGTAGATATGGAATAAATAGCATTCAATACTGAATGTGTTATATATGTTGAAATCAAATTTGTATGTGATAAAACACTTGCTTTGTTGTGCATTACAACAACACCAGGCATTTagtcatatttaaaatgtatttattcagGCCAACCATAAAATAATTGtatataaacttaaaataacTACAATGATCACctacaataaaaatgaaatatttacaAACTATTTACATACAGAGACAGAAacaaaaaggacctcgcttgaaAGGTGGAACAGTCTCAGGGAACAAAATGAAGGAGAAGAGGAAGGAGGGCATTCTGCGTTTCATGCAGAGCCTGCTGCCTCATTTCTATTAAAAAAGCCTACTGTGGGGTGTGGGGGTCCAAATGTTCCAAATTAAGCACAATGGTGCTGTTCTCCATTGCCAATTTATACATTTGAAATTTGATTAGTTCCTTTCTATGAGGCGGCATGCTCTGCAGAAAAGGCAGAAGGCTGAGGAGGAAGTGTTCGTCAGCAGACACTGGTGTTGGTGGTGGTGGTAgtagtggtggtggtggtggggcTGGAGGACGCCTCAGGAGCTCTATCAGCGTCTGCTCCACCTCCGAAGGACCATCACGGGGCCTCCGGGTGGCTCTCCTCCTCTTATGTCCTgttaaatgaaaaatacaacGCACAGTGCAATGAGAAGAcagaaagataataaatgaaacAACAAAATTGTCTAGTTAATGGGAGAATAATATATGTGCCTGTGTGAGAGACATATCCAGTGCTTATAAACAAGTGTGAAATTGTTTTGAACTTGCTTTAACctgttttacatatttaaagtTATACTTCAGACATATAAACATCAGGAAcataaacatgcaaatgagcagtACTTAAAAACTATGTATGCAATAGAATTGAGTCTGCATTTAGAAACACAATGAATATTAGTAAAGGGACTAATTGTTTTGACTTTATGTGAATGTTAAAGCTATGAGAAGATCCTGTACTGATGTTTTCtgaatgttaaaatattgtTTGCAGTATTGTTTTCACACACCTGTGGGTGCGGCAGCAAGGGGTGAAGGACCAGGGAATGGGGAGACAGGAGAAGCGACAGGGGATCTTGGATCCGCCTCGTCGATATCTGTTGACTCTGTCAAGACAATATTAAGAGTTAATACAACACGTTGGTAACAATACTCATAGAGACTACATTATACTCTGCATCTGTAAACAATGACAGCACATACTGTATGCCTTGTAAGCTGGCTTAATTGGAAAACTCACCTGTTTCTGTATCCCTCTGGTCCCTGGGGTGGTTGTACTCTACGTTCTGGGCCTCAACCCCTCCCATGTTactggtggttttctgtggggTGACGAAGGGGTCGAGGAATCCCAGGATCTGTGAGTACCTCCAATTCTTCACTGACCCTGCTGCTGACCCACTCCTCTTCTCCATCTCCTTCAGGTACGTGTCCCTGAGACTTTTCCATTTTTTACGGCACACATCCTCTGAATAAATACATCTTGTTAGCGCAAAGTAGCTGTATAGGGTAAGGTGaccatattttttaaatgacaagtcccctttcttttgttgttttgtggtaaaagtagtaaccatgtttttttggtgtattgattgctat contains:
- the LOC129414805 gene encoding uncharacterized protein: MEERLILSVCSHPELYDTISYFYRDRNKKDLAWKSISEEIGQPEDVCRKKWKSLRDTYLKEMEKRSGSAAGSVKNWRYSQILGFLDPFVTPQKTTSNMGGVEAQNVEYNHPRDQRDTETESTDIDEADPRSPVASPVSPFPGPSPLAAAPTGHKRRRATRRPRDGPSEVEQTLIELLRRPPAPPPPPLLPPPPTPVSADEHFLLSLLPFLQSMPPHRKELIKFQMYKLAMENSTIVLNLEHLDPHTPQ